One window of the Falco biarmicus isolate bFalBia1 chromosome 2, bFalBia1.pri, whole genome shotgun sequence genome contains the following:
- the LOC130145197 gene encoding translation initiation factor IF-2-like, with product MIPSRARGAAGGGRRGETSEGAGAGPGLLPPLKVGAGVAGPGGARRGCRRRAGPGAAPQGGRRRSGQGGLVGSRAGAPGTLPGGGGRQPCLSGSLRLEGAADRNRGAELPLLQGYGRETGQAGTELVEGQEGGREGGREGKREEEAAARSGSRAEPRCAVVSLRSALCSASPLPSLPIPRPPPRRPPTFNPFPPPRGWRLRRALARPRPLRFPTPSVAESDRGREKGGGRGGWSCGAEYRPRAAPGTRLCTHTRAHTPSCAEPSRASPRLPPPLLLARPISVTASHPAGFAAAAAAFLPLPGPRRPFPSCSGWAAPELPRLGGGGQSPLPGPYRRGGGCGAAGKAKGSPSAPIARPAL from the coding sequence ATGATCCCAAGCCGTGCGagaggggcagcggggggggggaggaggggggagacCAGCGAGGGGGCGGGCGCCGGCCCAGGTTTGCTGCCCCCGCTGAAGGTCGGGGCTGGAGTCGCCGGGCCGGGAGGAGCCCGCCGGGGCTGCaggcggcgggccgggccgggggcggccccgcaGGGAGGCAGGCGGCGCAgcgggcagggagggctggtggggagccGGGCCGGAGCCCCCGGCACGCTGCCGGGCGGGGGTGGGAGGCAGCCGTGCTTATCTGGGTCACTGAGGTTAGAGGGAGCAGCTGATAGGAACAGAGGAGCTGAGCTCCCGCTGCTGCAGGGATACGGCCGCGAAACGGGCCAGGCAGGCACCGAGCTGgtggaagggcaggagggagggagggagggagggagggagggaaagagggaggaggaggcggcggctCGTTCCGGCTCCCGAGCCGAGCCCAGGTGCGCTGTGGTTTCCCTGCGCTCAGCGCTGTGCTCGgcatcccccctcccctcgCTCCCCATCCCCCGTCCCCCCCCTCGTCGCCCTCCAACGTTTAACCCTTTCCCACCTCCGCGGGGCTGGAGGCTGAGGCGTGCGCTGGCCCGGCCGCGTCCCCTGCGGTTCCCCACTCCCTCCGTGGCAGAGAGTGATCGCGGTagggaaaaagggggggggagggggggctggtCTTGTGGTGCCGAGTACCGCCCTCGGGCAGCTCCCGGGACCCGGCTTTGTACACACACGCGCGCGCACACACCCAGCTGCGCCGAGCCGAGTCGGGCCAGCCCccgcctgccgccgccgctgctccTAGCGCGGCCGATCTCGGTTACAGCCAGCCACCCAGCGGGgtttgctgctgcagccgccgccttcctccccctccccggtCCCCGCCgcccttttccttcctgctcGGGCTGGGCTGCCCCGGAGCTCCCCcggctcggcggcggcggccagTCCCCGCTCCCGGGCCCCTACCGGCGGGGAGGCGGATGCGGAGCGGCCGGGAAGGCGAAGGGCTCTCCGAGCGCCCCTATCGCGCGCCCAGCCCTTTAA